In Toxoplasma gondii ME49 chromosome VIII, whole genome shotgun sequence, a single genomic region encodes these proteins:
- a CDS encoding peptidyl-prolyl cis-trans isomerase family 1 (encoded by transcript TGME49_270560) has product MFSLASAPASRKAVSSPSLQASLPSAASEGAGVYRGDETVTLVTSMGDVEVELYWKHAPKTCRNFFELAKSGYYDNTVFHRVAKDFCIQGGDPTGTGRGGESIFGGKFEDEIHPDLRHTGAGVVSMANCGPDTNGSQFFICLAPAPFLDGKHSIFGRVKKGMETVKKISTVQTTATDRPIYDIKIIRAVTATSLD; this is encoded by the exons ATGTTTTCGCTCGCAAGCGCCCCGGCCTCGCGGAAGGCGGTGAGTTCGCCGTCGCTCCAGGCTTCGCTGCCTTCGGCCGCTTCGGAAGGTGCAGGTGTTTACCGCGGAGACGAAACCGTGACCCTCGTCACTTCGATGGGAGACGTGGAAGTCGAGCTTTACTGGAAACATGCGCCCAAGACCTGCAGGAACTTCTTCGAGCTCGCCAAGTCCGGCTACTACGACAATACAGTCTTCCATCGAGTCGCGAAGGACTTCTGCATCCAAGGAGGAGACCCGACGGGGACCGGTCGAGGCGGAGAGTCGATTTTCGGAGGGAAATTCGAGGACGAAATCCACCCAG ATCTCCGCCACACAGGAGCAGGGGTCGTTTCGATGGCCAACTGTGGTCCTGACACAAACGGATCACAGTTTTTCATTTGTCTCGCGCCGGCCCCGTTCCTCGATGGAAAGCACTCGATTTTCGGTCGCGTGAAAAAGGGAATGGAAACCGTCAAGAAAATCTCTACTGTCCAAACCACGGCTACGGATCGACCAATCTACGACATCAAGATTATTCGTGCTGTGACAGCGACCTCGCTTGACTAA